Genomic window (Herpetosiphonaceae bacterium):
AGACCAACGGCCTGCTCAACGATTTTGCGCTGTGGCTCGGCATCATCGACGAGCGGGTGCAGCTCATCTTCAATCGGGGCGGCACCGTAGTGGCCATGACGCACATCCAGCTCCCCTTCACCATCCTGCCGATCTACAGCGTCATGAAGACGATCTCGCCCACCCATGTCCGCGCCGCGCGGTCCTTGGGAGCGGGGCCGTTCTACGCCTTCTGGCGGGTCTATTTCCCGCAGACGGTGCCGGGCGTCGCGGCCGGGTGCCTGCTCACCTTCATCCTCGCGCTGGGCTACTACATCACGCCCGCGCTGGTCGGCGGGCCGAACGACCAGATGGTCAGCTACTTCGTCGCGCATTACACGAACCGAGAACTGAACTGGGGCATGGCTTCGGCGCTCGGCACGGTGCTGCTGGCCATCACCCTGGTGCTGTTCTT
Coding sequences:
- a CDS encoding ABC transporter permease codes for the protein EIVSAPPDQSIFRNVFVRTLWISSLVTALTLLLGYPIAYLLASLPPRTSNLLLILVLLPFWTSLLVRTTAWVVLLQTNGLLNDFALWLGIIDERVQLIFNRGGTVVAMTHIQLPFTILPIYSVMKTISPTHVRAARSLGAGPFYAFWRVYFPQTVPGVAAGCLLTFILALGYYITPALVGGPNDQMVSYFVAHYTNRELNWGMASALGTVLLAITLVLFFVYNRLIGIDRMKLG